TGCCTTTCTTGAAAAATGTGATTGTTCTAGGGGATAATTCCTATCCGGGTACATATAGCTGGGAGGACATTATGGAGAAAGGGAAGGAAGTGGAAGAGAATGATCTTGACGAAAGACTTTCCAGCCTATCCCCTCATGATGTCATCAATATGCAATATACGTCAGGGACGACAGGGTTTCCGAAAGGGGTCATGCTCACTCATTCCAATATCGTAAATAACGGGTATAATATCGCCGGATGCATGAGACTCGGCAATGAAGATCGTTTGTGCATTCCAGTTCCATTCTTTCATTGCTTCGGGTGCGTGCTGGGGGTCCTTGCTTGTGTTTCTGTAGGAGCCACAATGGTCCCCTTACAGGAATTCGATCCCCGTCTGGTCTTGAAAACGGTCCAGGATGAAAAGTGCACAGGCCTTCATGGAGTTCCTACCATGTTCATTTCCGAGTTGAATCTCCCGGATTTCGATCAATATGACCTATCCCATCTTCGCACAGGTATCATGGCAGGCAGTAATTGTCCGATTGAAGTGATGAAAGGTGTCATGGACAAAATGGGAGCAGATGAGATTACGATTGCCTATGGGCAGACAGAGTCATCTCCCGTGATCACCCAGACACGTACCCATGATCCGATTGAATTAAAGGTCGAAACCGTTGGGAAATCACTGCCTAATGTCGAAGTGAAAATTGTGGAGCCCGGTTCAAATCGGGAAATCCCTTGTGGAGTCCAGGGAGAATTGTGTACCCGTGGATACCATGTCATGAAAGGGTACTATAAGAATGAAGAAGCGACAAGGCTTGCCATTGACGATGAAGGATGGCTTCATACGGGTGATTTAGCCGTCATGGATGAACATGGTTATTGCAGGATTACAGGTAGATTAAAAGATATGATCATTCGAGGTGGTGAGAATATTTATCCGAGAGAGATTGAAGAATTTCTTTATTCCCATCCTAAGGTCTTGGATGTACAGGTCATTGGGATTCCAGATGAGGTTTATGGTGAAGAGGTCATGGCCTGGATCATATTGAAGGAAGGACAAACTGCGACCTCTGAAGAGATCAGGGAGTATTGCACCGGAAAGATTTCACGGCATAAAATCCCAAGATATATCGAATTTACTGATGCTTACCCGATGACTGCTTCCGGAAAAATCCAAAAGTTCCGATTAAGGGAGCAGGCAAAGCAAACCGCCATCCCAAAAAAGTAAATGAAAAATTGAAAGCGTTTCCTCTTAAAGGACATCTCTACCGTTATGGTGGAAATGTCCTTTTTTATGATTATTTGTATAATGAAAGCAGAGGATACTGAAATTTCAAAGGTCATTTGATAAAATATAAGAAAGCCAGTTTAGTTGATTAACTGTAATGAAGTTATGTTAACAAGAGAAAGGGGTAATATGGTGTACGTTTTTGTCTATGGTACGTTAAGAAGACACGAAAGTAATCACTCCTTATTAAAGGATGCTTCATTGGTCAGGGAACAAGCCTGGGTAGAAGGAATACTGTATGAAACGAATAAAGGTTATCCAGCCCTGAAAGAAGGCAATGGAACAGCCTATGGCGAAATATATAAGATCGACTCCGACATCTTATTGAAGATCGATGAGCTTGAGGATTTTCTGGAAGATCGTGCAGAGAACCTATTTACCCGCAAACTTAAAGAAGTGGGAACAGACACCGGAACCCGGGAAGCGTTTGTCTATTATTCCGAAGACAAAGCATTATTTCAAGCAGAAATTCCCTCTGGAGATTGGAAGGTGCATCAATTTCTTAAGAGAAAACCAGAAAGTACACTTTATTTCGCATACGGATCCTGTATGGATGATGATCGATTTAAGAAAGCACGGGTGGACCACCATTTCAAGGATTGCCTTGGATCGGGTGTGTTGGAAGGATATACGATGAAGT
The DNA window shown above is from Rossellomorea vietnamensis and carries:
- a CDS encoding AMP-binding protein; this encodes MLHTTVGDLLEEKARIQPDIEAVVYADRGLRWSYHEFNQLCRQAAKGFMKLGINKGDHIAIWASNTPEWLVSQFSTGKMGAVLVTVNTNYRSAELEYLLRQSDSQTIILMEEFRGASYIDMLYEICPELKSSEPGELKSAKLPFLKNVIVLGDNSYPGTYSWEDIMEKGKEVEENDLDERLSSLSPHDVINMQYTSGTTGFPKGVMLTHSNIVNNGYNIAGCMRLGNEDRLCIPVPFFHCFGCVLGVLACVSVGATMVPLQEFDPRLVLKTVQDEKCTGLHGVPTMFISELNLPDFDQYDLSHLRTGIMAGSNCPIEVMKGVMDKMGADEITIAYGQTESSPVITQTRTHDPIELKVETVGKSLPNVEVKIVEPGSNREIPCGVQGELCTRGYHVMKGYYKNEEATRLAIDDEGWLHTGDLAVMDEHGYCRITGRLKDMIIRGGENIYPREIEEFLYSHPKVLDVQVIGIPDEVYGEEVMAWIILKEGQTATSEEIREYCTGKISRHKIPRYIEFTDAYPMTASGKIQKFRLREQAKQTAIPKK
- a CDS encoding gamma-glutamylcyclotransferase produces the protein MYVFVYGTLRRHESNHSLLKDASLVREQAWVEGILYETNKGYPALKEGNGTAYGEIYKIDSDILLKIDELEDFLEDRAENLFTRKLKEVGTDTGTREAFVYYSEDKALFQAEIPSGDWKVHQFLKRKPESTLYFAYGSCMDDDRFKKARVDHHFKDCLGSGVLEGYTMKYLFQVHDGGRGDIIEDGGTMEGVVYDIPKEAVEYLFTREGVTPGWYRAAFIDILINGKTYEDVLTFIVKVKYDETCPPDHYAREILRGSLPHVSRSYHEKLQKQLLEIGMTKDQVKNLLESI